CTCAAATCAAGTGGCTTCGAATTAGTGTTGAAACGGACTATGTTGAATCAATTCAACAACTTGTCCAAACCTTTTTGCGTACTCGTAGATTCATTTCAAGAACTTGAACATGAGGTGGTTAGGCATATGTCGAAAATTTGCCCTATTAGAACTATTGGTCCCTTGTTATTCAATGACCCTAAAATCGTTAGCCACATTCGAGGTGATTGCACAAATATCGAGGAGGATTGCATCGAGTGGCTTGACTCGAGGCCAACATCTTCAGTTGTTTACATTTCATTTGGTAGTGTTGCAGTTCCTGATCAAGAACAAACAGATGAGATCGCGTTTGGACTATTAAATTCGGGGATATCTTTCTTATGGGTGATGAAGCCACCCCCTGGCTATTCTGTTTTTCAGCCTGTTGTGTTACCTGATGGTTTTCTTTCGAAAGTCGGTGGAAGGGGGAAAATAGTGAAATGGTGTCCACAAGAACAAGTCTTGTCTCACCCTTCTATCGCCTTTTTTCTGACACATTGTGGATGGAATTCATCGATGGAGGCAATTTCAAGTGGCGTCCCCATCATTGCTTGCCCTCAATGGGGTGATCAAGCCACGAACGCAAAGTGTTTGGTTGATGTATTCAAAATGGGGATTAGATTAAGCAGAGACGAGAATGGGAGCAAGATAATTGGGAGGGAAGAGATCGAGAAATGCTTGCGTGAAGCCACTAGTGATGATTCGAAGGTAGCAGAGATGATAGAAAATGCGCGTAAGTGGAAGAAACAAGCAGAGGAAGCAGTGGCAGAGCGCGGCTCCTCTGCTATCAATATCCAAGCATTTGTCGATGAGTTGAAAAATATCCATgccaagaaacaagaagaaaacGCCTAGTGATCGATATTCTTAATTGAGaatgtgtgtgtgtctgtgtgtaaGTTTGTGTTTTTACCAATTCTGAAGTTCAAGATGTACACTTGAAGATTGTTCATTCCAAGTTTAACTTCAACCTATtacataaatattgaatttatttgttattttacattTCTATTCGATCCTCGAAGTGTGTTAATCTATGGTTAGAATGTTGCCTCGTGAATTTCTTCAACGATAGAAGTAATACAACGCGAGATGTGTTTTAGAACCCCTTCATGAATCACACATCCGAAATGTGAACAAAACTAAGTTACATGTTGAAATAAATAGATAATTACCTGGTAACTCGAACATACAACCTTAGAGCTGGAGGAAGCTTAGAAGCAACTCCTCTCGTCTTtcgcattttttattttttgattgagAAATTTATTGAGTAAGTTGACTTAACTAAAACGATATTAAAGGACAATCCAAAATTCATGGATCTTGTTTCCTTAAAATATCCAAGTTAAAACTATTGCAAgttgttattataattaatcTTCATTTGCCTAAATTGTTTTTTCCCTTTGGCATATCCACTACTTCCTTTTGCCTAAAAATGGTTTTTGCATTACAAAACACCAAAAAAAGTAGCTTAGTGTGAGTCACTTTACTCAAGAAATAAGAGAACTCAATAGTCAATCAATTTGTTTTTCTACTTTCTATCACACGTTtctactatttttttatatagtatGTGAACTCTAACAAATGGAAAGTGGTGGTTCACGTCAGGAATAGAGGTCGTTAAAGGATgtactttcttttccttttgttcATCTAGATTGTGTTGGTGTTCAATGTACCGCTTGTCTAGTCTGATCCGTGCAAGCCTACATAGAGTACAAGATCGAAAAGAATGGATGTCCGGTTATAGGTTTGTATAGAAAATTATATGGATAAGCATCTGtttaaattagaaataaataagatgTTCCTCATCAGCAGACACAAAGGATTTTCAAGGAAACATACTTATCTAGACGGGGTCAATGGTCGAAAAAAAGTCTCAACCACCTAGGCAAGTGACCTTCATTGCACATTGAAGAAGCGTCCAACTAAGGTTGGTCCAAATGGTCgagttttataaaattaaacaaatagatATATGTGTTCTACGTGGCAATCTACGTTACATCCTACATACATCATGTCACGTGGGATGTGTGTGTctactttttcaattttatacaaatttaactACCTACTTATGCATGTCCAAAATTGAAGGATATAAATATCAGCTAATTAAGATCAAGTTAAAAGATACGTTTTGTGtactatattaatattatatccacaaataattcaattcaataaaaaaatacttatcaaAGTCAATGATGCAAATAGTCTTTGTTTAGAAGTAATTACCTAGTTGACTGTGACATAACTAAAACCATTTGATCAAGTTGTAGAAAAGTtaaattaataatgaattaCTAAAGGACCAAATCAAATCGAGTGCCAAAAATTCAAACAAACCGacttttaatatgaatattgttATCTATTGTTTCGTAACGTATGGTAATGAactgtattaatttaatattatgatttgttAAGTAGTGGTCATGTCTAAGATgagtataaaaagaaaataatattgaaatttatagatatattattttatctaataTTTTGTATCAAACGAcccttaaatttttgaaaatttcaaagaCTTGATTTGCAGAGATAATTAACCCTGACGTAATTAAGTCTTCTAAGTTTGATGCGAAGTTGTTTGATAGTTGATTAGAGCTATgcaaataatagtaataaatgaATCAGTTAGGagaatttatgtattattttatacaaaGTTTAGTAAGTCATTCATATATTGCGTGTGTAATACAATTATAAAAAGCGCGTGAAAGACCATTTtagccaatttttatttaattttttccttcttctttcctATTTTTGAGCCACCATTTTTCCTACCTTAAGGTCCTTCAATGGTGAAAAGTGATGAGAGTGATTAGAGTTGAATAAACTTCTCTATGTGGCCTATTTGATTTGATGATCAAATTGGTgaagaatttattattaattaatgatatttttaattatgtggTTGAAAGTCGTCATTACAACttcactaacaattttttttctagatttaacAATTGATTATGTGATATTTGACCTTAATTACTATCTCAAATTCTTCATTAAAATGGCAGCCCTTAAATTAGAAGCTGAGAAACTGACCACTTTGTTAGTGTATAATGGAATCCTCTTACTAATAAAACTTAAAAGCATTGTGATGCAACGGTCGGCGGAGAAGACGGAGGGGGGTTGGGTTTAATTTGTTGGAGAAGACGACAAGGGTCGGAGTGGGTGGGTGGGGGTGTTCTgcaaaagtaatttaaaaaaaaataaaatttagtcctctttaataaatatttggGCAAAAATGTCATGTGTCATTGATTCATTGGctaacttataattttattcaaaattcattattaaagAATTGTTTTTGTGTCAAATAACAAATCCTTCATTTAATTTGGTACTTTGACACGTCATCGCGAGTGAGTTACactcactttaatttttttttggtaacagtgaaaaaagtgtcaaaataacACAATACAACCTGACATAAGATAgctaaaatgcaaaaaaaaatctacTTAAAATGtctaagtaaaaatttatgttaaCTTTAAAGGATCACCGATGAAGACCTTCTATATATTCTGTACAAAttattacatatattttcttataaattataCGCGGATTTCGAAATCACAAATCAAATATTATCCTATCAACCTAAGACCTAATACACGCACACCTatactttgatttttttcaccTTTTTGGCCGAGGCTAAGTCAAAAGTcttcttaaattatatataaaaaaagaaaagaaaaaagaagtagggtacatatattttttatgacttCAATTAGGAACATGATAAGAAATTACCATAAAGACTATgaataaaaagtgaaaaaaagttgaagtattgttgttcaTTAAGTTGAGAATTTCCCTATTAGTTTTTAGCAATTGCGACTAATATTCTTTAACAATGTCACACACTTCTTCttccaaaattcaaaagtaCGATGTTTTTCTGAGTTTTAGTGGTGCAGATGTACGTAAAACATTTGTGAGTCATCTCCATAACGCGTTAATACAAGTAGGAATTAACGTTTTCATAGACGAATATATAGAAATCGGAACATCAATTCCTCACGAATTACCAAAAGGCATAGAAGAGTCTAAATTTGCTATTGTGATATTCTCTAAAAGCTATGCATCGTCAAAATGGTGTTTAAACGAGCTTGTAGAGATCATAAAATGTCGAAAGGAATTGGGCCAAATTGTAATTCCTATTTTCTATAATGTAGATCCATCAGACGTAAGCCATCAAACTCAATCTTTTGCTGAGGCTTTTTCCAAACATGAGGAAAAATATGAAGACGAAAAGATTCAAAGATGGAGGGATGCATTAGCGAAGTCTGGGAAAATAAAAGGGCACCATTTGCAAAATTACAAGTAAGATTACTTTTATTTGTCCTATTAACTcatgtcaagtcaaactaaacGTGTCAGATAAACTGActcaaaaagaaatatttaatttgatttctaCTAAATAGCTGTTCTTTTCATTGATACATTTAGGACCGAGGCAGATTGCATTAAAGAGGTTGTTGACAGACTACTGCCAGTATTGCAAATTGACGAtaatgacgatgatgatgatgatgttcgtGCCTACATACGGGGCAAGGACAGTAAATCTCCGATTCTTATCGATGGAGGCAAAATggtattatttcatttataatttGAATCTTCTTAGTGAAATTTGATAGATATCTATCTAAGCAGAGTGGTCACTCCTTTTAATTACCTTGTTGCTAGTTCCAAAATTGAGTTTTAGTTGACCCTTGAAAATACAATTTCAATTATCAATACAAAATCCTATTTAGTATGTAATATAATGATCAATAATCTTTAAAATGCCAAATATTATGTatacattttcttttaaaaatgactaattcaCACTTGGCAATTTCCACAACTAAAATTACATATTCAATAAtagttttattcttttattgcattatttttgtaaatactagaATTTAGATTAATAAACAATTGATTGTCAATGAAAAGGACCATGTCTATGTTTATCGTGTTACGTGTATGAGTGGAACTATGAAAGTCAAGTGGTCCAGACCGATCCAACCCAACCGGAAAAGGAAGGGCCAATAACTATCCGGCCCCATTCATAAGGGTTGTTGGGTGGTCAGGCTCTTGGCCCATTCATTAGGATTGTTGAGTGGTCTCTATAGGACCTTTTTCGATTTGATTTCTAATTTATGATATGATGTCCTATGTTTGTGATTTGTCTTGTCAAATAGAGTTTTTCGCTGGATAAGAAGAGGAAGAAATGTTTTATGGTAGCAGCAAGGGGACTTGAAATTGAATGGGGTGGTACACCAGAGTATTGGGAATGGTTTTCTCATGTGGACTCAAggttatatatatttgtgattCCTATTTATTACTCGCTCTGTCTTTATACTTGTTCACTTTTTAATTGACacatctattaagaaaataattattgatatagtaatttatcattttaccaCTATCAATTATGAAGTGggtgaattaaaaatttaagattttcaagaaactgtacctttttcaaagtaattaattgagggtataataggtaaaatttattttatcctttcttgatAAGTCAcaatggacaagtaattaacCACaactacaaaagaaaaaatggacaagtaattaggaacAGAGCGAGTACTAAAAGTTTTTTGGAAGAAACTACTGAATTTATTACTACATATAGTTATTGAgcaatgtgatttttttttacagatTCGCGGAAGTGGCTAAACTCAAGAGGGTTTGTTGGCTTGATATTCGAGGCAAAATTGAAACTCGAAGACTGTCGAAAAGAACCAAATATGTTGTTTATATAGTGTTCAAATTGGAACATAAATGGCGTGGCCTTGAAACTGTTAATGCAGTCGTTAGATTTGTTGATTCTGTGAGTGACGTTGACGCAGAGCAACGAGCTAGTGTTGTGCATTTTGCAGGACGAGGACCTAGAGAAACGCTACCCTTCAAAAGAGGTGATGGATGGATGGAATTAAAAATGGGAGACTTTTTCAATGATGCAGGAGAAGACGGAGATGTTGATGCGCGGTTAATGGAAACTAAGAAACTCAATGATAAAAGTGGTCTCATTGTTCGAGGAATGGAGTTTCGTCCAgaatgaagaagagaagaatcCTCCTCTTACTATGCCCTTTTGTTTTGGtctcattttgatttattcaagtacTTTTATAGATGGCCCTTCTAGAGGAACGTATCGATAGGGAGAATTGAATTTGATTAGACAATGTGTATTTGTAGTAAGGccgattttttaaaatattttagtatgaTTCTatgagatttattttttttacggTCCAAAAGTGACGTTACATGTTTGTTTTAGAAGAGAGTATAACAACATTATAAGTATCTATTTCTTCCCAAGTACCTTAAAACAAATCAAAACTTAAATACTATGATCTTTTCATCTCAAATTATCtgtcatgatttttttaaaaaactatatcgacttttttttttgtcattttagatgttccaaataaaattaattattttttttcatattttatctaTAGAGTAGTGATGTTCTTGAAATTATAAACACTGAAATAAATGAGCACAgaaaatattcaatttaaagAGATTATATAAATAAGTAGAGAAATTATATCTGATGGTATAGGCGGGCATTATACATGGGAGGGTGCCCGCCTAGTGTCATTATGCATGTATTAGATCTCGCACaagtaatatcatattttatgaCTTGAAATAGGAAGATGATAAGAAGTTTCCATAAAGACTATGAATAATGTTTACGATGCTTCTCAGAGTTTTAGAGGTAAAAATACGCATAgaacaataattttaattgtataagtatgcataatttttatgtttatttaaaaGAGTGgtcctaattaaatattaatatgatcatCTTCATATGTTGACATTGATATACAACTCCAATTGGTCCATATTGAAGAAAACATTTCCCATCACCAATTTAATAGTACTAGAGAAACTACATCCACAAATTTGGTGGAAATATCAAACATAGACATTGAACGCTTCAACTTGGCCACTGAAAAAGGCGAAGGCTGGGCGAGAGACTTAATTCTTTTAATGTCATaacaagtaattaattaataatcttATCAAATTACAGCTAACACATACTATaccataatattttcttattgagTAGTACTATATATTTAGTTTAGTTTCATAACTTTTTTCTATGTTAAATCATGGCCTATAACAACCATGTGACTCCATAATATTACTCAATACTCGATCACGACCTTTGTAATTTTATATCGTGGCATTTTTATGGAGATGATATGTTATTTGTTTTTGATTGAGCTTGATATATGTTAAGGCAAAATTTCCGTCAGAAATTTTATCACTTACTATATTTGAAATCgattatattgtatttatttgtcGCAATATATGATGGTTTAACAATTAGTCCAAGAAAAATCATCGTTTAGTGTGTTGCACACTAATTTGTCAAATATTATATccacaaataatataaatacaattaaaaagaTACTTATTAAACTCAACAATCCAAATAGTTTGTTTTGAAGTAATTAGTTTGATTGTGACATGACTAATCTCATTTGATCAAGTTGGCGAAAAGTTAAATCAATTGACTAAAGACCTAATCAAATCGAGTGATCACAAAAAATCTAATAAAGCgacttttaatatgatttttgcATATTGTTTAGTAACATATGATAATGtactatataaatttaatactataattttttatatattgatataccAAATACGCTATACGACTAAACTAATATTTATAtcagttatatatataaatagccATAACAATTCTTCGAAATTTCCAATAACTTCAGGATTCCGTAAAAAGTATTAGAGAATTTTATAatcataatgcataaatatgccctttaacttggcctTAGATCACATAATTGTCCTTTAACTTCGATTTTGCACAAGTTTAAACATTTAAACTAGTATAAAGTTGAACATATAAACACACATGTCTTACATAACATCCTACatgacatatattatatatatataactctgAAGTTATTGGAAATTTCAAAGAATTTTTGTTGCAGAGCCAATAACCACAAGGCACGCAATAAAGTCTTTTAAGTAGTGAGAGTCGTTTATTAATAGCTTATTAGAGTTATGCAGATGTTAATACATGAATTAACTACAAGAGAATTTATGTAGGTATTAATAATACATGAATTGCATTAAAAAGCATTTATAAAAATATCCTCCACATTTATAATAGGAAAAGATATAAAAAGGAGTTTAAAGGGGTACCCCACAATTATAATAggaaaacatataaaaaggagTTTAAAGGGGTAATTGAGCTTTTAATTATACTTGCGCATGTATAGAATCCCTTTGTGTTACTAATACATAGAAATCAATGATATTAGTTATACGGTCTTTCATACACAATAAAATGTATAACTATTGCGtgcaaagaaaatattattaatacacaaagttaatatattatttttgctaATACGTTCTACCGACACCAAGTCTTTGGTTGGCTTTTTTTTGGCCAAGGGCTAAGTCAAAAGTCTTCTAATTAGCTGTATTTTGTACGAcctcattaatgaaaattatgTTTCACTTTATGACTTTGAAATAGAAACATTATATAGGACCATAAGGACTCTGAACAAATAGTGAAAAATTAGCAATTGTAACTAATATTCTTAAACCATGTCACACGCTTCttctttcaaaattcaaaagtacGATGCTTTTCTGAGTTTTAGAGGTGTAGATATACGTAAAACATTTGTGAGTCATCTCTATAACGCTTTAGTACAAAGAGGaattaatgttttcaaagaCGATGAACGTTTAGAAACTGGAAAATCAATTTCTGATGAACTACTAAAAGCCATAGAAGAGTCTAAATTTGCTATTGTGATATTTTCTGAAAGCTATGCATCGTCAAAATGGTGTTTAAACGAGCTTGCACACATCATAAAGTGTCGAAAGGAATTGGACCTAACCTTAATTCCTATTTTCTTTGATGTAAATCCATCAGATGTAAGCCATCAAACTCAATCTTTTGCTGAGTCTTTTTCCAAACATGAGGAACAATATAAAGATGATATGGAGAAAATTCAAAGATGGAGGGATGCATTTGCTGTGTCTGGGGAAATAAAAGGGCACCATTTGCAAAATTACCAGTAAgattacttttctttttcttgttacCCCTCCATCACAATATATATCTCTTAATTTGATTCggcacaaaattttaaaaaaaaaataaagagaaattttgttgttttaaactTGTCAGGTAGGTTGTTGGAAATGAAAAACACATTAAATATAGAAAGAGAATCTCTTACGGACAAATCAAAGAGGAAAGTGAGACACTAAGCTTGCGTAGACGTGCAATATGAAGTCTAGATTTCAAATCAGTATTTGGGCGCAAAGAGGAAAGTGAGACACTTAGCTTGCGTTCAGATATGCAATATGGAATCTAAATTTCAAATCAGTATTTGGACATGTGATTTGAAATTCTGGATTCTCCATATAAAAAAGCACATGATTAGAGATTCCAAACCATGTTTTTGGGAGAATGATTTCAAATTCTGATCTCTAAATCTCATGTTCAAatattgatttgaaattttgacttCATATCCATATCCTTATGCAAGCTTAAATTGGGATATAAGAAATAGTATTTTTCTAGCTTTGCCCTCATGGGCAATTCAAGAAGCACACTGCTTTTTATGTTGTGcaagaataattaaaattaataaaattaggtATATCTACTATCATAAAGAGAGTACCataaatataaattctattaaCTTTGTATTCTCTTTGTTCTTATTTATATGACGTTTTCTTAGTCTATTCAAAAAAAGAATATcacttttatataaatagaaggaatttaactttaaatttgatttttaccCTTAGTCAAAAGATTTACAACTCTACACAAGTGTTTAAGGTTCTTTTTAGatcataaattttcaaaatttgttcttttctttcttaaattttgtgttgaattgagacaaaaattaatttgatttctaCATTTCGATCTAAGTAATTGTTCTTTTTATTGTAACATATAGGGATGAGGCGGATTGCATCAAAAAGGTTGTTGACGAACTAATGATATCATTACATATTAAATCTGATGATGAAGACGACGACGACGCTGGCGATCGGGGCATAGATTCTAAATCTACAATTCTTATTGAAGGAGGAAAAATggtattctttctttttatagttTGAATTCATGACTGGTCTAGCCTAACCTGATAAGAAAGGGTCCATGACTAGCATGCCCGATTCATAAGGGTTGTTAATTAGGTGGCCTGGACCTGGAACCAGGCCACCTAACAAGTAGTTAATTATTGGCATGAATACAAATAAGTCTGACTAGTACATAAGTGGTCTATAAGAATAGGCCTGACCCGTTACTAGCCCGACCCATTCATAAGGGCTATCAAGTGGTCTATAAGACCTTTTTacgaataattttataatttataatgtgtTATATATGTTTGTGATTTGATATGTTAAATAGAGTTTTTCACGAGTTAAGAAGACGGGAAAGAAATGTTTCATGATAGCAGCTAGAGGACTTGATATTGAATGGAGTAATACACCAGACTATTGGGAATGGTTACCTCACTCTGAGTCCAGGTTTTATATTTGCGCTCTCTTTCTATGTACTAGTATAAAATTTGAAAGGAATTAGTAATAATTATTGATAaaggtgaattttttttgtagatttggGGAAGTGGCTAAACTCAAGTGGGTTTGTTGGCTTGATATTCGAGGCAAAATTGAAACTCAAAGACTATCAAAAAGAACCAAATATGTTGCTTATCTAGTGTTCAAATTGGAAGATAAATTCCATGGCCTTGAAACTGTTAAAGCAGTTGTTAGATTAGTTGATTATATGAGTGTAAAGGAAGCGGAACAACGAGCTAGTGTTGTACATTTTTCAGGACGAGGAGCTAAAGAGACACTACCCGTAAAAAGAGGTGATGGATGGATGGAATTAAAAATGGGAGACTTTTTCAATGATGCAGGAGAAGACGGAGATGTTGATGCTCGATTAATGGAGACTGAGCGACTCGAAGCAAAAGGTGGACTCATTGTTCAAGGAGTGGAGTTTCGTCCAgaatgaagaagagaagaatcCTCCTCTTACTATGCATTATTGTTTTGGTCTTATTTGGATTGATTCAAGTACTTTTATATATGGCCCTTCTAGAGGAGCGTATTAATCCAGAGAATTGAATTTGATTAGACAACGTGTCGTTGGCCATAAAGTtgctttttaaaatattttaatatgatttaataaaatttaattttgttcaaAGATCGAAAAAAGTATCATGTACAATAACAAAGTGACTTGATGCATGCACCACTTATCTATAGAATCAATTTCTGCACTCAGTTTCAATCAACTCTTTTCCTCCCTCACTATTCCGAAAGGCCAAAGGCTTGTCCAATCTATTGTCATATGACTAGGAGGTAAGAGGTTTCCACATCATTTAACAGAATTGCAAGATAAAATTCTGTATAATAGACTATTTTAATCAGGCCCTTCCCCTAGACCCCTCGCATAACGAGTGCTTAGTGCGtaatatcttttttaattttattttctattgtgCATGATATCtttttggcataatacatatattggacattaaacttggcttcaaattttaactttgacctcaaactttcatagtgcacaaacaggcactttaactatcctatctttcaataaataaacacgcgatTTTTGGAGCCAAAGTGCGTGAAATGCAAACGCTTCCACGTGTATTAGTGAGCCAATCAGTAGCTGCCAACTAATTAAACATTTTACacgttttttaaaaaatatatattttacacgtcattttgagaaaaaaattataaaagagaTTCATTAAGGATAGAATTGTCATTTCAGCATTTTTTTACTGTTGTGGGCCTCGAAAATTACCCCTCACTCGCGCAGAATGCGTGCATTTCACGCATTTTCCAGGTAGGAatcgcgtgtttatttattgaaagataggatagttaaagtgcctatttgtgcactatgaaagtttgaggtcaacgttaaaatttgaagctaaGTTTAggatctaatatatatattatgcctatcttttttaattttattttctattgtgCAACTATTCTTTCGCCGTTCACTTAAGAATACTGTGTGCTCACTGCACTGACATACACCAATTTTTGCGGGGATTCTCTTCATTGAGTGCTCCCTACAAttctaatttcaattttttttggtgtaaattatacaacaaaaacaaatttaagaTATGTAATATGCATGAACAATCTAGAAGGTTCTTTTTAACCTAGATTGGTAATTTTCACCGCACTTAAAAGAGGGGTGTCCACTTAAGGCCGACccaaatatattctttaatttctaGAATGGGTCGGCCCAAATGGACGAGcttttcaaaaatgtcaaaattgtACTATATACTTTCTAGAAT
This portion of the Solanum pennellii chromosome 12, SPENNV200 genome encodes:
- the LOC107005680 gene encoding gallate 1-beta-glucosyltransferase-like — protein: MSSPSQNTKSSLVHVFLVSFHGQGSVNPFLRLAKRLASKGMLVTFSAPELVGKEMRAVDMNLIIDQPTPYGDGMIRFEFFEDGSSDQSIIEDFDLRMEMLEQTGRRNLTKILKKQDDEGRPVSCIVHNPFFPWVCEISESLGIPNALLWIQSCACFSIYYHYNFNLVPFPSELEPEKDVILPSMPVLKYDDLPTFLLKSSGFELVLKRTMLNQFNNLSKPFCVLVDSFQELEHEVVRHMSKICPIRTIGPLLFNDPKIVSHIRGDCTNIEEDCIEWLDSRPTSSVVYISFGSVAVPDQEQTDEIAFGLLNSGISFLWVMKPPPGYSVFQPVVLPDGFLSKVGGRGKIVKWCPQEQVLSHPSIAFFLTHCGWNSSMEAISSGVPIIACPQWGDQATNAKCLVDVFKMGIRLSRDENGSKIIGREEIEKCLREATSDDSKVAEMIENARKWKKQAEEAVAERGSSAINIQAFVDELKNIHAKKQEENA
- the LOC107006743 gene encoding protein PHLOEM PROTEIN 2-LIKE A5-like, giving the protein MSHTSSSKIQKYDVFLSFSGADVRKTFVSHLHNALIQVGINVFIDEYIEIGTSIPHELPKGIEESKFAIVIFSKSYASSKWCLNELVEIIKCRKELGQIVIPIFYNVDPSDVSHQTQSFAEAFSKHEEKYEDEKIQRWRDALAKSGKIKGHHLQNYKTEADCIKEVVDRLLPVLQIDDNDDDDDDVRAYIRGKDSKSPILIDGGKMSFSLDKKRKKCFMVAARGLEIEWGGTPEYWEWFSHVDSRFAEVAKLKRVCWLDIRGKIETRRLSKRTKYVVYIVFKLEHKWRGLETVNAVVRFVDSVSDVDAEQRASVVHFAGRGPRETLPFKRGDGWMELKMGDFFNDAGEDGDVDARLMETKKLNDKSGLIVRGMEFRPE
- the LOC107005579 gene encoding protein PHLOEM PROTEIN 2-LIKE A8-like, with the translated sequence MSHASSFKIQKYDAFLSFRGVDIRKTFVSHLYNALVQRGINVFKDDERLETGKSISDELLKAIEESKFAIVIFSESYASSKWCLNELAHIIKCRKELDLTLIPIFFDVNPSDVSHQTQSFAESFSKHEEQYKDDMEKIQRWRDAFAVSGEIKGHHLQNYQDEADCIKKVVDELMISLHIKSDDEDDDDAGDRGIDSKSTILIEGGKMSFSRVKKTGKKCFMIAARGLDIEWSNTPDYWEWLPHSESRFGEVAKLKWVCWLDIRGKIETQRLSKRTKYVAYLVFKLEDKFHGLETVKAVVRLVDYMSVKEAEQRASVVHFSGRGAKETLPVKRGDGWMELKMGDFFNDAGEDGDVDARLMETERLEAKGGLIVQGVEFRPE